The DNA sequence CTGGCATGTTCCAGCCCCATCACTGTGCCGGGAACACCGATAGCCAGCCAACCATACAAACTGGCCCCCTTCTTAACATTGCCCTGACTATCAAGATACATATTGGCACTGGCGGCACCTGGTGCGGTTTCACGAAAATTGATAAATGTGTCCTTACCATCAGCCAGGTGGATAACCATAAAACCACCACCACCAATGTTACCGCAACACGGGTTAACTACCGCCTGGGCATAACCTACTGCCACCGCGGCATCAATCGCGTTACCGCCCATTTTCAAGATATCCACACCCACTTTTGAAGCAAGATCCTGCGAGGTCACCACCATCCCATTTTTAGCTTCTACCGCCGGTTCCGTTGCCGCGTGCAGCGTTCCGTTTACCAGTAAAGCAATGAGTGGCACTAGTTTAAAAACTTTTTTATACATGCATTATCCTCGCATCATGACAGTAATTTCACACAAAGAGTTTTATCTCAACAGCAGACTTGTGTACGGTGGACTGAAGTGTAAAGCAGTGTATTTTCGTTTACACATAGGTATTTATTATCACGTACAGAAGAGGAATCAATATCTCAGTATTGAAATATTATTTAAGCCTCAGTGTTTGTCTCAACAGAATCTGCTTTAGCAGGCACTCAGTGGCGTAAAGTTTGAGATACAACAGTCAGCGGATATAACTTATCGCAATACCAGCAAAAATAATAAATCCGACATAATTATTATTAAGAAAGGCCTTGAAACAGAGGCTACGCTCACGATGGTTAATCATTTTTTGCTGCCAGAGGAAAAATAACCCGGCAATAAACAGAGAACAAAAATAATACTCATTCAATGCAAGCAGGTAACCGACAGCAATTAACACAATTAAGGTCAGTAACTGTAATAAACCAATGATGTGTCGATCAGCGCGGCCAAATGCTATTGCTGTCGACTTAACGCCAATTTTTAAATCATCATCGCGGTCGACCATAGCATATTCGGTATCATAAGCTACCGTCCAGCACAGATTGGCGAAAAAAAGTAACCAGCAAGCCAAAGGCAGAGCTTCGCTGACTGCCGCCCACGCCATGGGTATCGCCCAGCCAAAAGCCGCACCAAGCACCACCTGAGGATAATGGGTATGGCGCTTCATAAAGGGGTATACCCATGCCAGCGCCAGCGCAATAACAGAAAGTGCAATTGTCAGTCTGTTCAGCATCAGCACCAGCATAAATGCACAAAGCACCAGCACAACGAACAACCCTTTCGCCTCTTTCCCTGAGACTCGCCCGGCAGCTAATGGTCTGGATTGTGTGCGTTTGACATGGCCATCTATTTTTCTGTCAGCATAATCGTTGACCACACAACCCGCAGCCCGCATGACAAAAACACCACAAATAAACACCAGTAAAATGCCCGCTGGCGGTATGCCCTGGGCTGCCAGCCACAAAGCCCACAGTGTTGGCCAGAGCAATAGCAATGAGCCAATAGGTCTGTCGAGGCGCATCAACTGCCCCCAGGCCTTCACCCGCTCAACGAAAAGTCTGTTGCTCATTTCCCGCACCTCCTGAAAGATTGATAAAGTGGCGCATCAGCAAGAAACAGTTCTGTCAGTAGCAAAGGTTTACCACTCAACTGCAGGCCAGAACGCCTTCCCCATAGCTCACCGCTACATCCCGGCTTAATAAAATCCCGGATTAACGAAGGGGAAGTAAACAGATAATGCCCCAAAGGCTGATTGCCTAATTGCAGCAATGCCCGCTCGTCTCCGGTCAATGTTGATTCTGGTAACACAGTACGTCCAGCCAGCCAGGGACACTCATCACCGTATAAAATCACTTCACGTTGCCAGTAAAGCGCATCGACAGGCAGAAAATTCAACTCATCACCAGACAATGCTTCGTATGGGATCATCCCCTCCGTAATGACCTCAACATGAATATGCTGGCAGTAGCCTGCCAGACGCTGAGTCATAGAACTTTCCGTCATTAACCAGTCCAACACCCATGAAGAAGGGCGCAGTGATGCATCTGATAACCAATGCATAGCCTTAAGCTTCGTCAACGCAGCGCGAGGCATCGTCCCCCCAATGAAAAATAGCCCGTAAAAAGAAAAACACCGGGGCATCGATTGCAGGATAATTACGCCTCACAACCAGACCAACCCGGTTTATCATGATGTTCACTCGCGCTTCAGCCGATTACTGTTTGCCAGCCATAGCGTAATGACCAATATCAGAATAGCAATAGCATAAGCTAACGTATCGAAAGGGTTTTTATGATCAACGATAATCAAACGGATGATCGCAGTGATGCCAATATAGATGAAATAGCGTAGGGGGAAATGGTAGCCAGTCTGAAAATACTTCACGATCAAAGCAATGAATTCAAAATAGAGAAAGTAAATGACAATGCCTTCAATCAACAAATAGGATGACGTTTCTCCTCCAGTGTTGAACAGCACATTAGCTAAATGCAGTGTCTCTTTTCCAAGGAAAACTGTCAGAATCCCGGCCAAAATAATCAGGCCAACATTAAGCACCATCTGTAACAACCAGGCGATGCTCGTTGCATTAATCCCTCTCCCGTTTTTCATTGCCGGTAAACTCTTCACGTCAGTTAAAAATAGTAAAAACGGCCTGTTGAGTACTGACCAGACCGTTTTGCGGCGCTTTTTCATCGCAGCAGACAATTCCTCAGTGGCCTGTCTGCTGAACAATCATCAATTACGCCATTGTTTATAGCAGTTAATGAGCCCGTTAGTCGAACTATCGTGACTATTCACGTCACTGTTGTCTGTCAGTTCAGGAAGAATACGGTTCGCTAACTGTTTACCGAGCTCTACTCCCCACTGGTCAAAAGAGTAGATATTCAGTATTGCCCCCTGGGTAAAAATTTTATGCTCATATAACGCAATCAGGCTACCTAATGTAAACGGCGTCATTTCACGTATTAAAATAGAGTTTGTCGGGCGGTTGCCCTCAAAGACTTTAAACGGTACAACGTCTGCAACCGAGGCTGGATCATGCCCCGCGTCAGCAAACTCTTTGATGACAGCTTCGCGCGATTTTCCAAATGTCAGCGCTTCTGTCTGGGCAAAGAAATTTGACAACAGTTTCATATGATGATCACCCACTTTATTGTGGCTGATCGCCGGGGCGATAAAATCACAGGGGATCAGCTTGGTACCCTGATGAATCAGCTGGTAAAAAGCATGCTGCCCATTGGTACCCGGCTCCCCCCAAATTACAGGACCTGTCTGGTAAGTGGTCACTTCACCATTACGATCGACATATTTACCATTTGATTCCATATTGCCTTGCTGGAAATAGGCCGCAAAACGGTGCATGTACTGATCGTAGGGTAAAATAGCCTCAGTCTCAGCACCGAAGAAGTTGTTATACCACAAGCCAATCAGAGCCAGGGTGACAGGCAAGTTTTCATCCATAGGCGCTGTGGCAAAGTGACGATCCATCGCATGGGCGCCACTTAATAACTGCTCAAAATGGTCAAAGCCAATCGACAATACAATCGACAAGCCGATCGCTGACCATAATGAATAACGGCCTCCGACCCAATCCCAAAACTCAAACATATTGTCAGTATCAATACCAAACTCACTGACCGCAGGCGCATTGGTTGATAATGCGGCAAAATGTTTGGCTACATGATCACTTTCCTTCGCGGCGGCCAAAAACCAGTCTCTCGCGCTATGGGCATTAGTCATGGTTTCCTGGGTGGTGAAGGTTTTAGAAGCCACAAGGAAGAGTGTCGTTTCCGGATTGAGTGGTTTAAGCGTTTCAGTAATATGCGTACCGTCCACATTAGAGACAAAGTGCATATTGAGGTGATTTTTATAAGGCCGTAAGGCCTCTGTAACCATGTAAGGACCCAGATCTGATCCTCCGATACCGATATTAACCACATCGGTAATCGGCTTTCCGGTATAGCCTTTCCAGCTCCCACTGATGATACGCTCAGAGAAATGCTTCATTTTTTGCAACACAGCGTTCACTTCTGGCATTACATCCTGACCATCCACCTCGATCGGTGTATTGGCGCGGTTGCGAAGTGCAATATGAAGTACCGCGCGATCTTCAGTTTTATTGATTTTTTCCCCGGCAAACATCGCCCTGATGGCTCCATCAAGATCGGTTTCCTGAGCCAGTGCGCGCAGTTTATCCAGCGTCGCACGGGTGATACGATTTTTGGAAAAATCCACCAGCATATCTTCGCTGAAAGTGGCAGAGAACGCAGAAAAACGCTGACTATCAGCCTCAAACAGTTCAGCCAGCGTCACATCTTTCATCTCTTCAAAATGGTGCTGCAATGCCTGCCATGCGGCAGTTTGTGTCGGATTGATATTTTTCATAGCAACGGACTCTTTATGATTTATGAAACAGGTAACGGAAGAAACATGGCACAGAGAGCTACTCCGGTAACTCCAGCTGATACCTGTCTAATCCATAAAATTAGCGCTCTCCGGGTGCATTCCGCCAGGGAAAAATGGCCGCACAGTTCTGCACACTATGCCGTGATTGTACCACGGCATCAATCTCGGATCTGTTGTCTGTCAGACAAAGGCACACAGGTAAATCAAAGTCGTAGCAAAAAAAACAGGATTCGTCACAACAAGCATTGACAGTCAGAAGATAACCCGTTATTTGTACATCGCTTATTACATATTTACAGAAGAGGCGCGTCATCCAGGCAGTGTGTTGGAGGAACCGAATCCGCAGAAAACACATCAGGGGGAGTGACGCCGAGATGAGTAAGCACACGGAGTGATGCTCATCGGCTGCAGAGGCTGAATCCTCTGGGCTGTCGCCCGACGTTCCCCTATGAAAGTGGAACGCCATAAGGTGGAGCGCTTCTGGGTGACCCTTCAGCCCTGTTATTGGTCAACCCATCCTGCGCTTTCCTTGTGTGCCCGGATCGAATAACGAAACCTGACACGAGGTATGTCAAGATGTCTTCATCTCCTATTGTGGCAAAATTTGGTGGCACCAGTGTCGCAGACTACGGCGCCATGAGCCGCAGTGCTGACGTTGTGCTCGCTAATCCTGATGTCAAACTGGTGGTACTCTCTGCCTCTGCAGGGGTGACAAATTTACTGGTTACTCTTGCCGAAGGCGTAGATACGCTGCAGCGCAGCCAGTTACTCGATGAACTTCGTCGCATTCAGTACGCCATCATCGATGATCTCGCGCAGTCAGATGTTATCCGTGATGAGATCAACCGGTTACTCGATAACATCGCTATGCTTTCTGAAGGGGCGGCCCTGGCGACCTCTACCGCTCTCACTGATGAGCTGGTCAGCCATGGCGAATTAATGTCGACTTTATTGTTCGTGGAGGTATTACGCCAGCGCGGAACCACTGTGCAATGGTTCGATGTCCGCAAAGTCATGCGTACCAACGATCGTTTTGGCCGGGCGGAACCCGATGTTGTCATACTAAGTGAACTGGTCAGTTCGCAACTGGCTCCGCATCTTGCTGATGCTATTGTGGTCACGCAAGGTTTTATCGGTAGTGAAGAGAAGGGTCGAACCACAACACTGGGACGCGGAGGAAGCGATTACAGTGCGGCGCTGTTGGGTGAGGCCCTTCAGGCACAGCGCATTGATATCTGGACCGATGTGCCAGGTATTTACACCACCGATCCGCGTATCGTGCCGCAAGCCCGTCGTATTGACGAAATCACGTTTGAAGAAGCTGCCGAAATGGCAACCTTTGGTGCCAAAATACTCCATCCGGCCACTTTACTCCCCGCGGTACGCAGTGGTATCCCGGTTTTTGTCGGTTCCAGTAAAGCTCCGGAGCAGGGGGGAACGCTGGTATATGGTAAAACCGAGCACCCACCGCTTTTTCGCGCTTTAGCATTACGCCGTAAGCAGACCCTGCTTACCCTGCACAGTCTGAATATGCTGCATTCGCGTGGCTTTCTGGCAGAGGTATTTAATATACTTGCCCGTCATCATATTTCAGTCGATCTGATCACCACATCTGAAGTCAGTGTTGCTCTGACACTGGATACCACCGGATCGACCTCAACAGGTGACAGTTTACCGACACAGGGCCTACTGACCGAACTCTCATCTCTCTGCCGGGTAGAAGTAGAAGAGAACCTGGCGCTGGTCGCACTCATTGGTAACCAGCTTTCTACTGCATGTGGCGTCGGGAAAAGCGTGTTCGGTGTGCTGGAGCCTTTCCGTTTACGCTTGATTTGCTACGGCGCAAGTAGTCATAATCTCTGCTTCCTGGTGCCCACTCAGGACGCAGAGAATGTGGTACGCTCACTACACCAACATCTCTTCGAATAATACACAGCGATCAACGGTGTTGCTGTATAACGAGGGGACCTCACGCTGAGGTTCCCTTGTTTTATCTCATGCTAAGAACTTTACCGATGCACTTTTTCGTGTTCTATCACTACAGGAACGTTATTCATGCTTGCCACCCTGACACGTCTGTTTCCACTTTGGGCTATTTTGCTCTCTGTTGTTGCCTGGTATACACCCGCGCCATTTCTGACCATTGGCCCCTGGGTAAGCACTCTGCTGATGTTGATTATATTTGCCATGGGAGTCACGCTGCATATTAACGACTTCAAACGCGTACTCACCCGCCCGGCCCCGGTGATCGCCGGGACATTTCTGCACTACCTGGTCATGCCACTTGCCGCCTGGGGATTAGCTAAATTGTTCGGAATGCCAGCCGACCTTGCTGCCGGTATGATTCTGGTCGGCAGTGTTGCCAGCGGTACAGCGTCTAATGTCATGATCTATCTTGCAAAAGGGGATGTGGCACTTTCAGTGACAATTTCATCGGTCTCGGCACTGGTAGGCGTTATTGCCACCCCACTACTGACCCGTTTCTACGTCGACGCACACATTCAGGTTGATGTGGCAGGGATGCTCTGGAGTATCATCAAAATTGTCGTTATTCCGATTACTCTCGGCCTGATAGTCCACCATCTGTTTACTTCACTGGTGCGTCGAATAGAACCCTATCTGCCGATATTCTCTATTATCTGTATTCTTCTGATCATCAGCACGGTGGTCGCCGGCAGCCAAAGCTTCATCAGCTCAGTTGGTTTGATGGTAATCACAGCGGTGATCCTGCACAACGCAATTGGGCTATTTGCAGGCTACTGGGGCGGGAAATTGTTTGGTTTCGACGAATCGACCTGCCGGACGCTGGCTTTAGAAGTTGGCATGCAGAATTCAGGACTTGCAGCCACATTAGGTAAACTCTATTTTTCACCGCTGGCAGCACTGCCTGGGGCGCTGTTCTCAGTCTGGCATAATCTGTCAGGTTCACTATTGGCGGGCTACTGGTCTGGAAAATCTCTCAATAAACAGAAGTAATTGGCAAGATGTGGCCCCTGATTTGGGGCCACAAGGGGAGTATGAACACCGAAAAATGTAAGTAACCACTTACATTCCGTTAATATTAAACATACCGGCTATTCTGGATCGTAGCCTAAATTAGGTGCCAGCCAGCGCTCCACCTCGCTGAGGGTCATACCTTTACGTTGTGCATAGTCTTCAATCTGATCACGTTGTAACTGGGCTACCGCGAAATACTTGCTTTGCGGATGACTGAAGTACCACCCTGATACAGATGCGCCGGGCCACATTGCAAAAGACTCAGTCAGTTTCATCCCTGTGTGTTTTTCTACATCAAGCAAATGCCAGATAGTGGCTTTTTCGGTATGTTCAGGACATGCCGGATACC is a window from the Erwinia sp. genome containing:
- the ubiA gene encoding 4-hydroxybenzoate octaprenyltransferase (ID:JIFNMEKO_02803;~source:Prodigal:2.6), with product MSNRLFVERVKAWGQLMRLDRPIGSLLLLWPTLWALWLAAQGIPPAGILLVFICGVFVMRAAGCVVNDYADRKIDGHVKRTQSRPLAAGRVSGKEAKGLFVVLVLCAFMLVLMLNRLTIALSVIALALAWVYPFMKRHTHYPQVVLGAAFGWAIPMAWAAVSEALPLACWLLFFANLCWTVAYDTEYAMVDRDDDLKIGVKSTAIAFGRADRHIIGLLQLLTLIVLIAVGYLLALNEYYFCSLFIAGLFFLWQQKMINHRERSLCFKAFLNNNYVGFIIFAGIAISYIR
- the ubiC gene encoding Chorismate pyruvate-lyase (ID:JIFNMEKO_02804;~source:Prodigal:2.6); translation: MPRAALTKLKAMHWLSDASLRPSSWVLDWLMTESSMTQRLAGYCQHIHVEVITEGMIPYEALSGDELNFLPVDALYWQREVILYGDECPWLAGRTVLPESTLTGDERALLQLGNQPLGHYLFTSPSLIRDFIKPGCSGELWGRRSGLQLSGKPLLLTELFLADAPLYQSFRRCGK
- a CDS encoding hypothetical protein (ID:JIFNMEKO_02805;~source:Prodigal:2.6) — encoded protein: MINRVGLVVRRNYPAIDAPVFFFLRAIFHWGDDASRCVDEA
- the psiE gene encoding Protein PsiE (ID:JIFNMEKO_02806;~source:Prodigal:2.6), with the translated sequence MKNGRGINATSIAWLLQMVLNVGLIILAGILTVFLGKETLHLANVLFNTGGETSSYLLIEGIVIYFLYFEFIALIVKYFQTGYHFPLRYFIYIGITAIIRLIIVDHKNPFDTLAYAIAILILVITLWLANSNRLKRE
- the pgi gene encoding Glucose-6-phosphate isomerase (ID:JIFNMEKO_02807;~source:Prodigal:2.6), whose product is MKNINPTQTAAWQALQHHFEEMKDVTLAELFEADSQRFSAFSATFSEDMLVDFSKNRITRATLDKLRALAQETDLDGAIRAMFAGEKINKTEDRAVLHIALRNRANTPIEVDGQDVMPEVNAVLQKMKHFSERIISGSWKGYTGKPITDVVNIGIGGSDLGPYMVTEALRPYKNHLNMHFVSNVDGTHITETLKPLNPETTLFLVASKTFTTQETMTNAHSARDWFLAAAKESDHVAKHFAALSTNAPAVSEFGIDTDNMFEFWDWVGGRYSLWSAIGLSIVLSIGFDHFEQLLSGAHAMDRHFATAPMDENLPVTLALIGLWYNNFFGAETEAILPYDQYMHRFAAYFQQGNMESNGKYVDRNGEVTTYQTGPVIWGEPGTNGQHAFYQLIHQGTKLIPCDFIAPAISHNKVGDHHMKLLSNFFAQTEALTFGKSREAVIKEFADAGHDPASVADVVPFKVFEGNRPTNSILIREMTPFTLGSLIALYEHKIFTQGAILNIYSFDQWGVELGKQLANRILPELTDNSDVNSHDSSTNGLINCYKQWRN
- the lysC gene encoding Lysine-sensitive aspartokinase 3 (ID:JIFNMEKO_02808;~source:Prodigal:2.6), whose protein sequence is MSSSPIVAKFGGTSVADYGAMSRSADVVLANPDVKLVVLSASAGVTNLLVTLAEGVDTLQRSQLLDELRRIQYAIIDDLAQSDVIRDEINRLLDNIAMLSEGAALATSTALTDELVSHGELMSTLLFVEVLRQRGTTVQWFDVRKVMRTNDRFGRAEPDVVILSELVSSQLAPHLADAIVVTQGFIGSEEKGRTTTLGRGGSDYSAALLGEALQAQRIDIWTDVPGIYTTDPRIVPQARRIDEITFEEAAEMATFGAKILHPATLLPAVRSGIPVFVGSSKAPEQGGTLVYGKTEHPPLFRALALRRKQTLLTLHSLNMLHSRGFLAEVFNILARHHISVDLITTSEVSVALTLDTTGSTSTGDSLPTQGLLTELSSLCRVEVEENLALVALIGNQLSTACGVGKSVFGVLEPFRLRLICYGASSHNLCFLVPTQDAENVVRSLHQHLFE
- the panS gene encoding Pantothenate precursors transporter PanS (ID:JIFNMEKO_02809;~source:Prodigal:2.6) — translated: MLATLTRLFPLWAILLSVVAWYTPAPFLTIGPWVSTLLMLIIFAMGVTLHINDFKRVLTRPAPVIAGTFLHYLVMPLAAWGLAKLFGMPADLAAGMILVGSVASGTASNVMIYLAKGDVALSVTISSVSALVGVIATPLLTRFYVDAHIQVDVAGMLWSIIKIVVIPITLGLIVHHLFTSLVRRIEPYLPIFSIICILLIISTVVAGSQSFISSVGLMVITAVILHNAIGLFAGYWGGKLFGFDESTCRTLALEVGMQNSGLAATLGKLYFSPLAALPGALFSVWHNLSGSLLAGYWSGKSLNKQK
- the metH_1 gene encoding Methionine synthase (ID:JIFNMEKO_02810;~source:Prodigal:2.6), coding for MGYAANENLSNDELIRENYQGIRPAPGYPACPEHTEKATIWHLLDVEKHTGMKLTESFAMWPGASVSGWYFSHPQSKYFAVAQLQRDQIEDYAQRKGMTLSEVERWLAPNLGYDPE